From the genome of Dickeya aquatica, one region includes:
- a CDS encoding NADH:flavin oxidoreductase/NADH oxidase, with protein MSMLFSPLTLGNLTLPNRIIIAPMCQYAAENGKATEWHMMHFGTLSHSGAGLFIIEATAVTPEGRISPQDLGLWDDDTERALLPIIRAVRKHSAILLGIQLSHAGRKASTCVPWAGRAFLSPEQGGWQTLAPSAQPYHPDDIPPVAMSHAQIKNLIDAFAASAKRADRLGFDVIEIHAAHGYLLHQFLSPLTNLRDDEYGGSLSNRLRLLHDVYLAVRKSVASHKVVGVRISATDGVDAGWDLAQSITLGTMLKQLGCDYIHVSSGGLSPCNRLSPAPNYQVPFARKIREETGLTTFAVGLITEPEQAEAIVATGDADAVALARAILFNPRWPWHAAVKLQAQVTTAPQFWRSEPRYASGLFRQS; from the coding sequence ATGAGTATGTTGTTCAGCCCATTAACGCTGGGAAACCTGACGCTCCCTAACCGTATAATTATCGCCCCTATGTGCCAGTATGCGGCTGAAAATGGCAAAGCAACCGAATGGCATATGATGCACTTTGGTACGTTATCGCACTCTGGTGCCGGTTTATTCATCATTGAAGCAACAGCAGTCACACCTGAAGGACGAATCTCACCGCAGGATCTGGGGTTGTGGGATGATGATACTGAGCGAGCCTTGCTGCCGATTATTCGCGCAGTTCGTAAACATTCAGCCATACTGCTTGGTATACAACTTAGCCATGCCGGGCGAAAAGCCTCAACCTGTGTCCCGTGGGCTGGCAGGGCATTCCTTTCTCCGGAGCAAGGTGGCTGGCAAACCTTAGCCCCTTCAGCGCAGCCTTATCATCCTGATGATATTCCGCCTGTTGCCATGAGCCATGCACAAATTAAAAACCTGATCGATGCCTTTGCAGCTTCAGCCAAAAGAGCCGACAGGCTTGGATTTGATGTAATAGAAATTCATGCCGCTCATGGCTATTTATTGCACCAGTTTCTCTCACCGCTCACGAACTTGCGTGACGATGAGTACGGTGGCTCACTCTCAAACCGTTTACGCCTGCTACATGATGTTTATCTGGCCGTTCGCAAAAGTGTTGCTTCTCATAAGGTTGTGGGCGTACGTATCTCGGCAACAGATGGTGTAGACGCAGGCTGGGATTTGGCTCAATCCATCACGCTAGGCACCATGTTAAAGCAACTGGGTTGCGATTATATTCATGTCTCAAGCGGTGGCCTCTCCCCCTGCAACAGATTAAGCCCAGCCCCTAACTATCAGGTGCCGTTTGCCAGAAAGATCCGCGAGGAAACAGGCTTGACTACTTTTGCCGTAGGGTTAATAACCGAGCCTGAACAGGCTGAAGCGATTGTGGCCACCGGTGATGCTGATGCCGTCGCTCTCGCACGTGCAATATTGTTTAATCCAAGGTGGCCCTGGCATGCCGCAGTAAAACTGCAAGCCCAGGTCACTACTGCACCTCAGTTTTGGCGCAGTGAACCGCGTTATGCCAGCGGGCTTTTCCGTCAATCATAA
- a CDS encoding Kdo(2)-lipid IV(A) acyltransferase — protein sequence MTHIPSFNRSLLHPRYWATWAGIALLYLVVLLPYPLIYRIGTRLGRLSMKVLKRRVAIADRNLQLCFPDMSEQEREQRVIKNFESVGMGVMETGMAWFWPDWRVARWFTVMGIEHMLPLREKKHGILLIGLHFLTLELGARIFGMQNAGIGVYRPNDNKLLDWLQTRGRMRSNKSMLDRKDLKGMIRALKQGEIIWYAPDHDYGPRSSVFVPLFAVEKAATTVGSHMLARTAKPAIVPFVPRRLADGKGYELIIRPAQLDIPLDSEEATAAWMNKLIEENILLALDQYMWLHRRFKTRPEGERSLYTD from the coding sequence ATGACACACATTCCCTCTTTCAACCGATCGTTGCTACACCCCCGTTATTGGGCAACATGGGCCGGCATTGCCCTGCTTTATCTGGTCGTTTTGCTTCCTTACCCGCTGATTTATCGTATCGGAACCAGGCTTGGACGACTCTCGATGAAGGTATTAAAACGCCGTGTCGCGATAGCAGATCGTAACCTGCAACTCTGTTTTCCCGATATGTCAGAACAAGAGCGTGAGCAACGGGTTATAAAAAATTTCGAATCGGTCGGCATGGGAGTAATGGAAACAGGCATGGCATGGTTTTGGCCTGACTGGCGTGTGGCCCGCTGGTTTACGGTAATGGGTATTGAACACATGCTACCGCTGCGTGAGAAAAAACATGGCATCCTGTTGATTGGTTTGCATTTTCTTACACTGGAATTGGGGGCGCGCATTTTTGGCATGCAAAATGCCGGTATTGGTGTTTATCGTCCGAATGACAACAAACTGCTCGACTGGCTGCAAACCAGAGGAAGAATGCGTTCCAACAAATCAATGTTAGATCGTAAAGACTTGAAAGGCATGATTCGAGCGCTAAAACAGGGGGAAATCATCTGGTACGCCCCCGACCATGACTATGGCCCACGTAGTAGTGTCTTTGTGCCTTTATTTGCAGTTGAGAAAGCCGCAACCACCGTAGGCAGCCATATGCTGGCCCGGACAGCCAAGCCGGCTATTGTGCCATTTGTGCCACGCCGATTAGCTGATGGTAAAGGGTATGAATTGATCATTCGCCCGGCACAGTTGGATATCCCGCTCGACAGTGAGGAGGCGACCGCCGCCTGGATGAATAAACTGATTGAAGAAAATATCCTGCTGGCGCTTGACCAATACATGTGGCTACATCGGCGTTTTAAAACCCGGCCAGAGGGCGAACGTTCTTTGTATACAGATTGA